In a single window of the Pontibacter russatus genome:
- a CDS encoding bifunctional UDP-3-O-[3-hydroxymyristoyl] N-acetylglucosamine deacetylase/3-hydroxyacyl-ACP dehydratase: MNDKQHTIQAPVTVSGIGLHTGVVSNMTFRPAPVNHGFKFQRIDLPGQPVVAADADFVVDLSRGTTIEQNGARVNTVEHTLAALVGLQLDNVLIELDGPEPPIMDGSSIEFVKALQQAGMQEQNALRNYFEITSGITYKDESRGVEIVALPLDDYRLTAMVDYNSPVLGSQHASITNMDQFAGEIAPCRTFVFLHELEALYKQNLIKGGDLDNAIVIVDRVVKDEELSYLSDLLKKPKVQVKKEGVLNNTDLRFKNEPARHKLLDLMGDLALIGRPIKGQILAARPGHAANIAFAKKVKKMIREASIKSVPTYDPKKKPVMDINQIAATLPHRYPFLLIDKIIHLDETTVTGVKNITLNEPFFQGHFPGNPVLPGVIQIEAMAQTGGILVLSTVDNPEDYWPYFLGIDKCRFKRKVIPGDTIIFKCELLAPIKRGIAKMSGQAFVAGQLVMEAEMSASIVKKDA; encoded by the coding sequence ATGAACGATAAACAGCATACCATTCAGGCCCCGGTCACCGTATCGGGCATTGGGTTGCACACAGGCGTAGTGTCAAACATGACTTTCAGGCCTGCCCCCGTAAACCACGGCTTCAAGTTCCAGCGCATCGACTTGCCCGGCCAGCCGGTTGTGGCCGCCGACGCAGACTTCGTGGTGGACTTGTCGCGGGGAACCACCATTGAGCAGAACGGCGCGCGCGTGAACACCGTGGAGCATACCCTTGCCGCGCTGGTGGGCCTGCAGCTCGACAACGTGCTGATAGAGCTGGACGGCCCGGAGCCCCCCATCATGGACGGCTCCTCCATTGAGTTTGTGAAAGCGCTGCAGCAAGCCGGGATGCAGGAGCAGAACGCGCTGCGCAATTACTTCGAGATCACCTCCGGCATCACCTACAAAGACGAGAGCCGCGGGGTGGAGATTGTGGCCCTGCCGCTGGACGATTATCGCCTCACGGCCATGGTAGACTACAACTCGCCGGTGCTGGGCAGCCAACACGCGTCCATCACCAATATGGATCAGTTTGCGGGCGAGATAGCCCCGTGCCGTACTTTCGTGTTCCTGCACGAGCTGGAGGCACTGTACAAGCAGAACCTGATCAAGGGCGGCGACCTGGACAATGCCATCGTGATTGTAGACCGCGTGGTGAAGGACGAGGAACTGTCCTACCTGTCGGATCTGCTCAAGAAGCCGAAGGTGCAGGTGAAGAAGGAGGGCGTGCTGAACAACACCGACCTGCGCTTCAAGAACGAGCCCGCCCGCCACAAGCTCCTCGACTTGATGGGCGACCTGGCCCTGATCGGCCGACCGATAAAAGGCCAGATTCTGGCGGCGCGCCCGGGCCATGCCGCCAACATCGCCTTCGCCAAAAAAGTGAAGAAGATGATACGGGAGGCCAGCATCAAGAGCGTGCCGACCTACGATCCGAAGAAAAAGCCGGTGATGGACATCAACCAGATCGCGGCCACGCTGCCCCACCGCTACCCTTTCCTGCTGATCGATAAAATCATCCATTTAGACGAAACGACCGTCACCGGCGTTAAGAACATAACCCTGAACGAACCGTTCTTTCAGGGGCACTTTCCGGGCAACCCGGTGCTGCCCGGCGTGATTCAGATAGAGGCCATGGCCCAGACGGGCGGTATCCTGGTGCTGAGCACTGTGGATAACCCGGAGGATTACTGGCCCTACTTCCTGGGGATTGACAAATGCCGCTTCAAGCGCAAGGTTATCCCGGGCGATACAATCATCTTTAAATGTGAGCTGCTGGCGCCCATAAAGCGCGGCATTGCCAAAATGAGCGGTCAGGCCTTTGTGGCGGGCCAACTGGTGATGGAAGCTGAAATGTCGGCAAGCATAGTAAAAAAAGACGCATGA